Proteins found in one Parasteatoda tepidariorum isolate YZ-2023 chromosome 7, CAS_Ptep_4.0, whole genome shotgun sequence genomic segment:
- the LOC107447921 gene encoding deoxycytidylate deaminase, protein MKAKTLLIMASDVSREFLHCFQCIPEVCSCKLPNSEDARFNSKEDSQDLFDEKNLTNEFKASVQIGNDLPRENENDIEFKVPPVPDRDENYLPWHDYFMSLCYLTSARSKDPKTKMSKSTGNFLTLSEAIEKYSADVCTIFSVCHAEMNAIINNRYCDFKDCTLYVTKFPCSECAKLIVQAGLKAVFYDEKKPEPEHETIPGMRMFKLAGIQCSKFIPSIRQLCLDIVGNEKNVTIIK, encoded by the exons AAAACTTTGCTGATTATGGCTTCAGATGTAAGTAGAGAGTTTCTCCACTGTTTCCAGTGTATTCCAGAAGTTTGCAGTTGCAAATTGCCTAATTCTGAGGATGCAAGATTCAATTCAAAAGAAGACAGTCAAGATCTGTTTGATGAAAAGAATTTAACTAACGAGTTTAAAGCTTCTGTTCAAATTGGCAATGATCTACCAAGAGAAAACGAAAATGATATTGAGTTTAAAGTCCCACCTGTACCTGATAGAG atgaaaACTACTTGCCTTGGCATGACTATTTTATGAGTTTATGTTACCTGACTTCAGCTAGGAGCAAAGATCCCAAGACAAAG aTGTCTAAATCAACTGGAAATTTCTTGACGTTGTCTGAggctattgaaaaatattctgctgATG tttgtactattttttcagtttgccATGCTGAAATGAATGCTATTATAAATAACAGATACTGTGATTTTAAAGATTGCACATTGTATGTTACCAAATTTCCATGTTCTGAATGTGCTAAACTAATTGTGCAAGCTGGTTTGAAAGCAGTCTTCTATGATGAAAAGAAACCTGAGCCTGAACATGAAACGATTCCAGGCATGAGAATGTTTAAATTAGCAGGAATTCAATGCAG taaatttattcCTTCAATCCGTCAACTGTGTTTAGATATTGTTGGTAATGAAAAGAATGTGACAATTATCAAGTAA